A genomic region of Mesobacillus jeotgali contains the following coding sequences:
- a CDS encoding GAF domain-containing sensor histidine kinase: MTGDKANSDVGILKEIAELLNEGTELNTVLAEVLRRLLHITGLETGWIFLIDTHGDYQLAAKVELPPALSMDNFAPMCEGGCWCVDRYNDGRLNTATNIFECKRLEDAINNKSGETNGLTHHATVPLRAGDEKFGVMNVGSPHKTHFKKDELALLEAIAFQIGTAIKRIRLAQQEQELALAAERNRLARDLHDSVNQLLFSLSLTARAGTEMANTPELKETFSYIQDLAQEAQGEMRALIWQLRPRGLENGIICALSGYAEMLDLPLETNVIGVSSLPGKVEEALWRIGQEALANCKKHSLAELVHLTLDTSSGLAEMTIQDDGTGFNFNPEKELPSLGLKSMQMRAFSLGGKLQILSKPGEGTVITVRIPI, encoded by the coding sequence ATGACCGGGGATAAAGCGAATTCAGATGTCGGGATTTTAAAGGAAATAGCTGAGCTATTGAACGAGGGCACAGAGCTTAATACTGTTCTGGCAGAGGTATTGAGAAGGCTGCTGCATATAACAGGACTTGAGACAGGCTGGATCTTTCTGATTGACACCCACGGCGACTACCAGCTGGCTGCAAAGGTTGAGTTGCCGCCTGCATTATCCATGGACAATTTCGCTCCAATGTGCGAGGGAGGCTGCTGGTGTGTCGACCGATATAATGATGGAAGATTAAATACAGCGACGAATATCTTTGAATGTAAAAGACTCGAGGATGCAATAAATAATAAAAGTGGCGAAACGAATGGTTTGACTCACCATGCGACTGTTCCGTTAAGAGCGGGAGATGAAAAGTTCGGAGTAATGAATGTAGGCTCACCACATAAAACCCACTTCAAAAAAGATGAACTCGCCTTGCTTGAGGCAATTGCATTCCAGATTGGGACGGCAATTAAAAGGATAAGGCTTGCCCAGCAGGAGCAGGAACTCGCGCTGGCAGCTGAGCGGAACCGCCTGGCAAGGGATTTGCATGATTCAGTGAACCAGCTCCTTTTTTCACTGAGTTTGACGGCAAGGGCGGGCACAGAAATGGCGAATACTCCTGAACTGAAAGAAACTTTTTCTTATATACAGGATTTGGCGCAGGAAGCTCAAGGAGAGATGAGGGCACTGATCTGGCAATTGCGCCCCCGTGGTCTTGAGAACGGGATCATCTGCGCGCTGTCGGGTTATGCGGAGATGCTGGACTTGCCACTTGAAACCAATGTAATTGGTGTTTCAAGCCTTCCAGGGAAAGTGGAAGAAGCTCTTTGGAGAATCGGTCAGGAAGCGCTTGCCAACTGCAAAAAACATTCTTTGGCCGAACTTGTTCACTTAACACTGGATACATCCAGTGGACTAGCAGAAATGACGATTCAGGATGATGGAACAGGCTTTAATTTTAATCCAGAAAAGGAACTTCCATCACTAGGTTTGAAAAGCATGCAAATGAGGGCTTTCTCGCTCGGGGGGAAGCTTCAAATTCTCAGTAAACCTGGTGAAGGAACAGTGATTACTGTAAGGATCCCGATATAA
- a CDS encoding response regulator: MAIKILIADDHHVVRRGLVFFLRTQEQIEIVGEAGNGKEAVELARTLKPDIILMDLIMPVMNGIEATKIIKAENPFINIMMLTSFADQEHVIPAIEAGASGYQLKDIQPDELVKAIFRIMDGENQLHPKATSLVLKHLSGNSRHEKKLLDELTRRELEVLKEIASGKSNKEIAASLYITEKTVKTHVSNILAKLELADRTQAALYAVRNRLVDQEPPSA; the protein is encoded by the coding sequence ATGGCAATAAAAATCTTGATTGCGGATGACCACCATGTCGTAAGAAGAGGGTTGGTTTTTTTCCTTAGGACACAGGAACAGATAGAGATTGTCGGGGAAGCAGGGAATGGAAAGGAAGCTGTTGAGCTTGCGAGGACATTGAAACCGGACATTATTTTAATGGATTTAATCATGCCGGTTATGAACGGGATTGAGGCAACGAAGATCATTAAGGCAGAGAACCCATTTATTAATATCATGATGCTGACCAGCTTTGCAGATCAGGAACATGTGATTCCAGCCATCGAGGCAGGTGCATCTGGCTATCAGCTTAAAGATATCCAGCCAGATGAACTGGTAAAAGCAATATTCAGGATCATGGATGGTGAAAATCAGCTGCATCCAAAAGCAACATCACTCGTTTTAAAGCATCTATCCGGCAATAGCCGCCATGAAAAGAAACTTCTTGATGAGCTTACAAGGCGTGAGCTGGAGGTGCTGAAAGAAATCGCCAGCGGCAAAAGCAATAAAGAGATTGCAGCATCATTGTATATTACGGAAAAAACAGTCAAAACGCATGTGTCCAATATCCTGGCAAAATTGGAATTGGCAGATCGGACTCAGGCAGCGCTATATGCTGTCAGGAATCGCCTCGTTGACCAGGAACCGCCCTCTGCTTGA
- a CDS encoding YhdB family protein: MTKTDYDRALYYTHRSQWDNLLILMVRTEDQFLAKKIEHFLHAYNFEKDYAVIEKRLYSLLRYIDHANEAAGDDYLETAVTGSI, encoded by the coding sequence ATGACTAAAACGGATTACGATCGTGCTTTATATTACACGCACCGGTCCCAATGGGATAACTTGCTCATCCTTATGGTCAGGACAGAAGACCAGTTCCTGGCCAAGAAGATTGAACATTTTCTCCACGCTTACAACTTTGAAAAAGATTATGCTGTCATTGAAAAACGCCTGTATTCCCTGCTAAGATATATCGACCACGCAAATGAAGCCGCCGGCGATGACTACCTGGAAACCGCTGTAACCGGCTCGATTTAA
- a CDS encoding DUF3889 domain-containing protein, translated as MKKYFVAMVVLLFLLLGILKVDISAQRPDYEKYGRIATAVIKEDFPGEAIQDYKYMGRKQIDDRQVLDSFQYKVSVNGKPVIMTVQITHDLKNDRLLSLTVTEQPQQ; from the coding sequence ATGAAAAAGTATTTTGTCGCTATGGTGGTATTGTTGTTCTTGTTACTTGGAATTTTAAAGGTAGATATTAGTGCGCAAAGGCCTGATTACGAAAAGTATGGAAGGATCGCTACTGCAGTGATTAAAGAGGATTTTCCTGGTGAAGCCATACAAGATTATAAGTATATGGGCCGGAAGCAAATAGATGATCGCCAGGTGCTTGATTCATTCCAGTACAAAGTCAGTGTGAATGGAAAACCGGTTATCATGACTGTGCAAATTACACATGATTTGAAAAATGACAGGCTGCTGAGCCTTACAGTTACCGAACAACCACAGCAGTAA
- a CDS encoding SpoVR family protein codes for MVSEDQKSLEYAISEITEIAKGFGLDFYPMRYEICPAEIIYTFGAYGMPTRFSHWSFGKQFHKMKLHYDLGLSKIYELVINSNPCYAFLLDSNSLIQNKLIVAHVLAHCDFFKNNVRFQNTKRDMVESMAATAERIRKYEIQHGKQQVESFLDAVLAIEEHIDPSLMRPKLAWSMEDETEEEEPMSAATPYDDLWNLDSKKTESKDINKKKKFPPRPEKDLLLFIESYSRELEDWQRDILTMMREEMLYFWPQLETKIMNEGWASYWHQRILREMDLTSGESIEFAKLNAGVVQPSKTGINPYYLGIKIFEDIEERYNNPTEEMKRRGVKPGSGREKMFEVREIESDISFLRNYLTKDLVMREDMYLFQKQGREYKVVDKAWEQVRDQLVSMRVNGGFPYLTVTDGDYLKNGELYITHGFEGIELDIKYLEKVLPYVHQLWGRKCHIETIVENRTMLYTYDGKGIHRKYL; via the coding sequence ATGGTGTCGGAAGATCAAAAGTCACTGGAATATGCCATTTCTGAAATTACCGAAATCGCTAAAGGTTTTGGGCTGGACTTTTATCCGATGAGGTATGAAATATGTCCAGCAGAAATCATCTATACATTTGGTGCATATGGAATGCCTACGAGATTTTCCCATTGGAGCTTTGGGAAGCAATTTCATAAAATGAAGCTTCACTACGATTTAGGTCTTTCAAAAATATATGAACTGGTTATCAATTCAAATCCTTGTTATGCCTTCTTGTTGGATTCAAATTCGCTGATTCAGAACAAGTTAATTGTTGCCCATGTCCTTGCTCACTGTGATTTCTTTAAAAATAATGTTCGATTCCAAAATACCAAGCGTGATATGGTCGAGAGCATGGCAGCAACGGCAGAGAGAATCCGCAAATATGAAATCCAGCATGGAAAACAACAGGTTGAATCATTCCTTGATGCGGTATTAGCAATTGAAGAGCATATCGACCCTTCGTTGATGAGACCGAAGCTTGCGTGGTCAATGGAAGACGAGACCGAGGAAGAAGAACCAATGTCAGCAGCAACTCCATACGATGATCTTTGGAACCTTGATTCCAAAAAGACAGAGTCAAAAGATATTAATAAGAAAAAGAAATTTCCGCCCCGCCCTGAGAAAGATTTATTATTGTTCATTGAAAGTTATAGCCGGGAGCTGGAGGATTGGCAGCGGGATATACTGACCATGATGCGGGAGGAAATGCTTTATTTTTGGCCGCAGCTTGAGACAAAAATCATGAATGAAGGCTGGGCCTCTTACTGGCACCAGCGGATTCTTAGGGAGATGGACCTGACGAGCGGCGAATCAATCGAGTTTGCAAAATTGAATGCCGGGGTCGTTCAGCCATCCAAAACGGGAATCAATCCATATTATTTAGGAATCAAAATTTTTGAAGATATCGAAGAACGTTATAATAACCCGACTGAAGAAATGAAACGTCGTGGAGTAAAACCAGGGTCAGGCCGGGAAAAGATGTTTGAAGTTCGTGAAATCGAATCAGATATTTCATTTTTACGCAATTACTTAACTAAGGATTTAGTCATGCGTGAAGATATGTATCTTTTCCAAAAGCAGGGGCGGGAATACAAAGTCGTTGATAAAGCGTGGGAACAAGTCCGTGACCAGCTTGTCAGCATGAGAGTCAATGGCGGATTCCCATATTTGACCGTTACGGACGGCGATTACTTGAAGAATGGGGAGTTGTATATAACTCACGGGTTTGAGGGCATCGAGCTGGACATTAAATACCTGGAAAAAGTACTGCCGTATGTCCATCAGCTTTGGGGCAGGAAATGCCATATCGAGACGATCGTAGAGAACAGGACGATGCTGTACACCTATGATGGGAAAGGAATCCATCGCAAGTATTTATAA
- a CDS encoding cation diffusion facilitator family transporter, with protein sequence MGHNHSHGHGHGHGHSHSHTNNKKALFWAFLLIATFMVVEVIGGVLTNSLALLSDAGHMLSDAAALGLSLFAIKLGERKATQSKTYGYKRFEIIAAALNGLTLIIISIYIFVEAYHRFTDPPEVQSMGMLTISVIGLIVNIIAAWILMSGDKDENLNVRSAFLHVLGDMLGSVGAITAALLIYFFDWGIADPIASVAVAILIIISGWRVTKESFHVLMEGTPEQIDLDEVKEEIMRIPEVKDVHDVHVWSITSGVLMLSGHIAVEGEGAHDRVLHKAQRLLHDRFGIDHSTLQVEGEEHGCPCAHGPCN encoded by the coding sequence ATGGGTCATAATCATTCGCACGGCCACGGCCATGGCCACGGTCATAGCCACAGTCATACAAACAACAAAAAGGCATTATTCTGGGCTTTTCTTTTAATCGCCACTTTCATGGTTGTAGAGGTGATTGGCGGGGTACTCACAAACAGTCTTGCACTGCTTTCAGACGCAGGCCATATGCTGAGTGATGCGGCTGCACTTGGGTTGAGCTTATTCGCCATCAAGCTTGGTGAAAGAAAGGCTACACAATCAAAGACGTATGGCTACAAACGTTTTGAAATCATCGCAGCGGCGTTAAACGGCCTTACGTTAATTATCATTTCGATTTATATATTTGTAGAAGCATACCATCGGTTTACAGATCCTCCCGAAGTACAAAGCATGGGAATGCTGACGATTTCTGTTATTGGGTTAATTGTCAATATCATCGCAGCATGGATATTGATGAGTGGAGACAAAGATGAGAACTTGAATGTAAGAAGCGCTTTTCTTCACGTACTGGGAGATATGCTTGGATCGGTTGGGGCAATAACAGCTGCATTGCTGATATACTTTTTTGACTGGGGAATTGCAGATCCCATCGCAAGCGTCGCAGTTGCGATTCTGATTATCATCAGCGGCTGGAGAGTGACGAAGGAGAGCTTCCATGTTTTGATGGAAGGCACGCCTGAGCAGATTGACTTGGATGAAGTGAAAGAAGAAATAATGAGGATTCCCGAAGTGAAAGATGTGCATGATGTCCACGTTTGGTCGATTACTTCAGGTGTCTTAATGCTAAGCGGGCATATTGCCGTCGAAGGGGAAGGAGCACATGACCGAGTACTTCACAAAGCACAAAGACTGTTGCACGACCGCTTTGGCATTGACCATAGTACCCTTCAGGTAGAAGGGGAAGAGCATGGGTGCCCATGTGCGCATGGACCTTGCAATTGA
- a CDS encoding ArsR/SmtB family transcription factor: MDLDEETLFIVSQTFKALSDPTRLRILHLLFQGEHSVNEIAEKLSLLQSTVSHQLRFLKNLRLVKFRREGTSLYYTHDDEHVIDLLKQSIEHASHH; encoded by the coding sequence ATGGACCTTGATGAGGAAACCTTATTCATCGTTTCACAGACCTTCAAAGCACTTTCAGATCCGACACGGCTCAGGATTCTCCACCTTCTGTTCCAGGGGGAACATTCGGTTAATGAAATAGCGGAGAAGCTCTCATTGTTGCAATCAACCGTTTCACACCAATTGCGCTTTCTAAAAAACCTCAGGCTCGTCAAATTCAGGAGAGAGGGTACATCACTTTATTACACGCATGACGACGAACACGTCATTGACCTATTAAAGCAAAGCATAGAACATGCCAGCCATCATTGA
- a CDS encoding DUF3939 domain-containing protein, producing the protein MDRRNIKNTFPRTPGIRVAAALIWPIIGYLIDLVFVLFPYGTVLGSIGGLGLYFLLANRSNEIPMDPPKGWPIIETSVEEIKKAVRIYSEQLPKGVYRTILVKEDNSIDVEQIAPILKGIPSRNFYMSKETYDIFDEDEKYLALTIDKVQKAVDLYVREHNEYPMLSYDPLKRVNYYQLLKAHCLDTQPEIELYITNYDGLVTHKKPKQNSTGN; encoded by the coding sequence ATGGATAGAAGAAATATCAAAAATACCTTCCCACGAACACCTGGCATAAGAGTCGCAGCTGCCTTAATATGGCCAATCATCGGTTATCTGATTGACCTTGTGTTCGTTTTATTCCCATACGGAACGGTTTTAGGTTCCATTGGAGGCTTGGGCCTATATTTTCTTTTAGCTAACAGGTCTAATGAAATACCAATGGATCCCCCAAAGGGTTGGCCAATCATAGAGACTAGTGTTGAGGAGATAAAAAAAGCAGTACGCATCTATTCGGAACAGCTGCCGAAAGGCGTCTACCGCACAATTCTCGTTAAAGAAGATAACAGCATTGATGTTGAGCAAATTGCCCCAATCCTTAAAGGAATTCCATCACGAAACTTTTACATGTCAAAGGAAACATATGATATTTTCGATGAAGACGAAAAATATCTCGCACTAACGATTGATAAAGTCCAGAAGGCAGTAGACCTCTATGTTAGGGAGCATAATGAATACCCTATGCTGTCTTATGATCCATTGAAAAGGGTGAACTATTATCAGCTTTTGAAGGCTCATTGCCTGGACACTCAACCAGAGATTGAACTCTATATCACCAATTACGATGGTCTGGTAACCCATAAAAAACCAAAGCAGAACAGTACTGGAAACTAA